The sequence ATCATTATTTATACCTTAATTTATACCTTACTGCAAAAATAACTTTTTACCAAAAAAATAAGATACCAATATGTAAAAATTTAATAAATAATTGATATTAAGACCCTTATCAACATTAGTAAAAGTTAATAACTAAAAAATAATTTTATAAATTTTTATCTTGCTTTAACAAAAAATAAAATAATATTCGCTATTAAAATTCAAAGGAAAAAAATGTTTTTAAAACGAGGAAAAATCATCTTCAACATCCACCTAATAATCGGACTAATTGCGGCTATTCCGCTAATATTTATGACTCTTTCAGCACCATTTGCGTCTTATAGAGAAGAGATCAAAAGTGCGATAAATAAAAATTTTATAAACCTAGTTCCTAGCGAAAAAACAAATTTAAGTTTAAATGAACTCCTAGCTAAAGCAAAAAGTGAGATTCAATTTGATACGCTTGAAAGCTTACAAATAGGTGGAGCAAATGAAGCTTATCGTATAAGCATTACAAAGGATAAAAAACAATTAAATTTCTTCATAGATCCAAGAAGTGGCGAAGTTATTAGTGAGGACTGGGGTGAGAAATTTCGTATCATTATATTAAGTCTTCACAGAAATTTAGGCCTTGCTTTACTTGATAGCAAAGTACCAGCCAATATCGGCAAACAAATAGTTGCTATTAGCTCTATCATCATGGCTCTGCTTGCTATCAGTGGCCTCATCCTCTACGCCCCAGCGATCAAGCGAAATTTCTTAAATTCGCTAAAAATCAAGCCAAACGCAAAAGGCTACGCCTGCTTTTACAACCTCCACACGAGCCTTGGCACCTACGTGGCGATCTTGCTTGTAGTGATGTCGCTAACTGGTCTTTACTGGTCTTATGACTGGGTCAGAAGCAGTGTAAATAGCATATTTTTTGACCTAAAGCCAAGCGAGATGAAAAAGTCTATGCCTCAAAGAAATTTGATCCCAATAAGCGATGGGAAATTTAAAGAGATAGAGACTGCGGAGCAAATTTTTAAAGAAAATGTCACGCTAGATCTAAAATCCCTCACGATAAACGTTCCTGAAAACAACCAAAGCACCTATACTATAAACTACGAAACTAGCGAGAGCCAAGTGGGCAAACTAAAGCTTGACGCAAGCGCTGGCAAGATCAAAGAGAATAAACTTGTTAGCAAGAGTGAAAGCATCCCAGAGGCTAAAAAGGCGGGTCGAAAGGTGCTTAGCTTGCACACTGGAGAGATGTTTGGCGAGATTGGCCAGGTCGTCTTTGCTGTATCATGTGTGATCGCAGTTTTACTAATAATAACTGGCTTTTTGATGACCATAAAAAGGACTAAGACGCTCTAAATAAAAGTAAATTTTTACCTTGCTTTGGGTAAGATTTTAAGAAATTTTTACCACAAACAAGAGAGAAATTTATGAACAGAAAACGCATATACAACCCAAGTTCAAATGAAAATTTGACCGACAGAAGAGTCTTTAACGGCAACCCACACGGCATTTTAAATTTCACCAAGGCAAAATACGAGTGGGCGTTAAAGCTTTGGGACCTGATGGAGGCAAACACTTGGTTTCCAAAAGAGGTCGACACCACAGACGACGTGCGCGACTACGCCTACAACCTCACAGAGGCTGAAAAGCGCATGTATGACCTCGTCTGGAGCCAGCTCATCTCGATGGATAGCTTTCAGACAAACAACCTAGCAGATAACATCAACCCTTACATCACCGCGCCAGAGATCAACGCCGTGCTAAGCCGCCAAGCCTACGAAGAGGCAAACCATAGTAAGTCTTACGCCGTCATGGTCGAGGCGATCTGTGACAATACCGACCTCATCTACGAGATGGAGAAGCACGACGATGTATTGCGTGAGAAAAATGACTACATCTCAAGCGTCTACGAGGAGCTTGCAGGCGAAGTGACTGATGAGAAGCTACTTCTTGCGATGGTGGCAAACCAAATTTTAGAGGGTATCTACTTTTACAGTGGCTTTACAGCGATCTATGCTCTAGCTCGCGCTGGCAAGATGCTAGGCTCAGCGCAAATGATCCGCTTCATCCAACGCGACGAGATCACGCACCTACTTTTGTTTCAAAACATGATAAATTCGGTCCGCAAAGAGAGACCTGACCTCTTTACGCCTGAGACTGAGGCAAAAATTTATGATATGTTTGAAAAAGCTGGAAATTTAGAGATCAAATGGGGCAAATACATCACTCAAAACCAGATCATGGGCTTTACAGACGACATAATCGAGCAATACATCCACTACCTCATCGACCAACGTCTAGTTGCGATCGGCCTAAAACGCAAATACAACGTCGCTCACCCGATCAAATGGGTCGATGACTTTGCGAAATTTAACGACCAAAAGTCAAATTTCTTTGAAGCAAAGGTGACAAACTACAGCAAGGGAAGTATCAGCTTTGATGACTTTTAAAAATGGCATCTTAGCCCTTTTCTGCGTACTTTTTGTTGGGTGTGCGAGTAGCAATCAAAGAATAATTGATCAAGCAAATAAAAATAATCTCGAAAATTTCTACGCCTACAAGCTTGTCAAGATAAAAGAGACAAGCCAAGCGGAAATCTATCAAGAGATGCCAAATGGCGAACTTGCACCAAGTTTCGCGCCACTAGGATCCGTTCTAGGAAATGACGTGATGCTTGGCATAAACAAGCAGTGTGGCTTTGAAGCAAAAGACCTAAAAGAGGTAAGAGTAGTTTCACATGATGAGGCTAGAGGTCTTGGCTTCGAGGTTTGGGTTTTTAACGATCCACTCTCGCAGCGCGATGACAAAATCACAGCTATAAGCGTTATTTTAAAAGCTACACCAAACATCGGTGGCACGGATATAAACTGCAAAATTCCAAAAGACTGCCATGATGAAAAACCTATGACATTTGTATTTGGAAAATAAATGAGCGAAAATTTAAACCTAATAAGCCTAACTTTAAAGACAAAAAGTGCTACTGAGCGGCTAGAAGAGCTTGCAAATTTAGTTGAGGCTGCGCCTGAAAATTCACTCTTGCTTGCAAGCGAGCTTTGCATCAGCGGATATGACTTTGACGGCTTTTTTGCTGGGGCAAACAAGGCGATGCTTGGTGGCATGATAGGCAGCTTTGATGCGATGCTGCTTGAGCGCTTGCAAGAGGCACTTAGCCCTGATAAATTTCTAGGTTTTACGCACCTTAGCAGCCTAAACAAAAGCGCAGGCCTAGCTCAAATTTCAAATCTAAATCCGCACCAGCCAAAAATTTATAACGAATTTTTGCTTCTTAACTCAAATAATGTCTTTCATTCACAATTTAAAGCCGAACTTTTTAGGCCAAATTTAGAGCATGAAATTTTTGCCGCTGGCGATGTGAGCGAGATAAATGCCTTTGATTTTAGAGGGCTAAAGCTTGGGGTGCTAATATGCTTTGAACTACGTGATAGCACACTTTGGGCAAAGCTAAAAGGATGTGATATCATCATGGTACCAGCCATGTGGGGCAAGGCAAGAGAGGAAGCCTACCTTAGCCTTTGCAAGGCACTTGCGATCGCAAACAACTGCTATGTCATGATCTCAAGCTCTCTTGCATTAGAAGTTGCTGGGGTATTTTTACCAAATGGCACACTTGTTAAAGAGACGATATTCGATGCAAATTTAATAAAAGAGATCAAAACAAATTTAGGAATTTTATAAATTTTAAGATAAGTTTTAAATCGTATAATAACTATTTAATTTTTATTTAGGATATAAATTTTGACTCAACTAGAAGCGATAAAATGCCAAAATTTGGCTAGCGATATAGCCGATGAGATCACGTTAAGCCCACTTTTGTTCGATGCGATAGCTACCACTGAGCGCGAAATTTTTGTACCAATCACTGCACATGCTTATAAACTTGACGCTCAGCCGATACTGGGCAATCAGTGGATCAGCTCGCCACTAACTGTGGCAAAGATGACAATGGCACTAGAATGCGAAAATATGGATAACATCCTAGAGATAGGCTGCGGCAGTGGCTATCAAGCAGCTATTTTAAGCAAACTTGCACATAGAATTTTTAGTGTCGAGCGAATAGAGAAGCTAGCCATGGAGGCAAAAAGACGCTTCGAGGCACTAAAAATAAAAAACGTGCACGTAAGGTATGATGATGGCAACAACGGCTGGCGAAGCTATGCGCCATTTGATCGTATCTTGCTCTCGGCAGCTGCTGATGAGATCTCGCCAAATTTATTTAAGCAGCTTAAAAATGGTGGAATTTTAGTAGCTCCAATGAAAAAAGATGGCAAGCAATTTATCGCTAAATTTAAAAAAGATAAAGATGGAAATTTAGAAAAAGAGTACTTGGATGAGTGCCTTTTTGTGCCACTTCTTGAAGGTAGAGAGTAGCCCAAAATAAGGCAAAGCCTAAGCCTTGCCCTAAAGGTTAGAATTTATAAGTATAGCCTGTATAAATTCCTATAGTTGTATCTCTTAGCTGAGCTCCGCTATTTTTCTTATAAAAGGTCTTATCAGCTTTTAAGCCAAACTCGATCGCGTTATGTTCATCAAATGAGTAGATACCGCCCGCTTTTGCGCCAACTAGTAAGCCTTTGAAATTTTTCTTACTTGTTTCGTTATTAAATCTCTCTCTAACGCTCAAGTAGCCAAGACCTGTGTATCCACCAAGAACGGCTTTAAAATTCTCAGTGATATTTGGCGTATAATCAACACCGCCTAGAAATTTATGCTTACTCCATTTTGCATCTGACTCACCAGCATTTTTCCTAGCTTTAAAGTCATAATAATAACCGCCATAAGCTCTATAGCTGTCAAAATCATAACCGCCATAAAAGCCAAGACCATAGTGACCTTTTTTGAAGTTATTTTTCTCACTACTTGCTATGTTTTTTGTTTTGATTTTTGAGTTAAACGAATAATCACCCTCACCACCAACAAATGCACCTTGAGCTAGTGCAGCTGAGCTTACCAAA is a genomic window of Campylobacter concisus ATCC 51562 containing:
- a CDS encoding protein-L-isoaspartate(D-aspartate) O-methyltransferase; the protein is MTQLEAIKCQNLASDIADEITLSPLLFDAIATTEREIFVPITAHAYKLDAQPILGNQWISSPLTVAKMTMALECENMDNILEIGCGSGYQAAILSKLAHRIFSVERIEKLAMEAKRRFEALKIKNVHVRYDDGNNGWRSYAPFDRILLSAAADEISPNLFKQLKNGGILVAPMKKDGKQFIAKFKKDKDGNLEKEYLDECLFVPLLEGRE
- a CDS encoding outer membrane protein; this encodes MKNLLVKSSLILALVSSAALAQGAFVGGEGDYSFNSKIKTKNIASSEKNNFKKGHYGLGFYGGYDFDSYRAYGGYYYDFKARKNAGESDAKWSKHKFLGGVDYTPNITENFKAVLGGYTGLGYLSVRERFNNETSKKNFKGLLVGAKAGGIYSFDEHNAIEFGLKADKTFYKKNSGAQLRDTTIGIYTGYTYKF
- a CDS encoding ribonucleotide-diphosphate reductase subunit beta, which gives rise to MNRKRIYNPSSNENLTDRRVFNGNPHGILNFTKAKYEWALKLWDLMEANTWFPKEVDTTDDVRDYAYNLTEAEKRMYDLVWSQLISMDSFQTNNLADNINPYITAPEINAVLSRQAYEEANHSKSYAVMVEAICDNTDLIYEMEKHDDVLREKNDYISSVYEELAGEVTDEKLLLAMVANQILEGIYFYSGFTAIYALARAGKMLGSAQMIRFIQRDEITHLLLFQNMINSVRKERPDLFTPETEAKIYDMFEKAGNLEIKWGKYITQNQIMGFTDDIIEQYIHYLIDQRLVAIGLKRKYNVAHPIKWVDDFAKFNDQKSNFFEAKVTNYSKGSISFDDF
- a CDS encoding PepSY-associated TM helix domain-containing protein gives rise to the protein MFLKRGKIIFNIHLIIGLIAAIPLIFMTLSAPFASYREEIKSAINKNFINLVPSEKTNLSLNELLAKAKSEIQFDTLESLQIGGANEAYRISITKDKKQLNFFIDPRSGEVISEDWGEKFRIIILSLHRNLGLALLDSKVPANIGKQIVAISSIIMALLAISGLILYAPAIKRNFLNSLKIKPNAKGYACFYNLHTSLGTYVAILLVVMSLTGLYWSYDWVRSSVNSIFFDLKPSEMKKSMPQRNLIPISDGKFKEIETAEQIFKENVTLDLKSLTINVPENNQSTYTINYETSESQVGKLKLDASAGKIKENKLVSKSESIPEAKKAGRKVLSLHTGEMFGEIGQVVFAVSCVIAVLLIITGFLMTIKRTKTL
- a CDS encoding carbon-nitrogen hydrolase family protein, whose product is MSENLNLISLTLKTKSATERLEELANLVEAAPENSLLLASELCISGYDFDGFFAGANKAMLGGMIGSFDAMLLERLQEALSPDKFLGFTHLSSLNKSAGLAQISNLNPHQPKIYNEFLLLNSNNVFHSQFKAELFRPNLEHEIFAAGDVSEINAFDFRGLKLGVLICFELRDSTLWAKLKGCDIIMVPAMWGKAREEAYLSLCKALAIANNCYVMISSSLALEVAGVFLPNGTLVKETIFDANLIKEIKTNLGIL